In a single window of the Candidatus Deferrimicrobiaceae bacterium genome:
- a CDS encoding GTP-binding protein, producing the protein MSKQKFERTKPHVNIGTIGHVDHGKTTLTAAITKVLASKGWADFVA; encoded by the coding sequence ATGTCCAAGCAGAAGTTCGAACGCACCAAGCCCCACGTCAACATCGGCACGATCGGTCACGTCGACCACGGCAAGACGACCCTTACGGCCGCGATCACCAAGGTGTTGGCCAGCAAGGGTTGGGCCGACTTCGTGGCG